The Parambassis ranga chromosome 4, fParRan2.1, whole genome shotgun sequence genome includes the window TGCTTACCAATAGTGACTATTACTATTAGTCACTATTATATAATCTGACATTAACCCTTTAAGTTTCCTCTTACAGATAGATAAGGCACTTTAATTGTGGCCTCTTGAGTAATAATAACTTCacacatatattattattaataaactTCATACTGTTTAATTCTTTCAGTTCGCATGTAAAAACGTGCACAATAAACAACTGCACCTGTCATGAAAAAATTTGTCAGTGTCAGCAAATTTACCCATGAacctcttcttctcatctttcgCGATGCGTGCAGCCAAAGCGAGGCCGATCCCAGAGGAGCAGCCCGTGATGAGTACCACCTTCTGGTTCATTGTGCTGGGTTAGTGTTTGTcttgcagctccagcagcagaaaataaaaaagaacaaaggcAGGGAAGACAAGCAGGCTGTGTGAAGGCACTTTTTAAAGCCTGCTCCTTAATCCACATTGCTGCAACTCAGCAGAAGCCAAGTGCACATGACCTTAAGATTATCAACAAGCGTGGCGAACACATGGCCCAGCAGCGTGGTGAGGATTTAGGCTAATGATAGCTACTCCAAATGTTGCAGTGAATTGTGAGatacagaaaataataatatactGATAAGCTGTTTGAATAAAACATGTGCGCACAAAAAAGgttgacatttttattaaaattataaTCAGAAATGTTGCAATCTAGCCTGTAAAAAGAGACACTTAGGTACAAATATAATGACAATTCTTCTacttttaaaatgctagtacctctataaaacatcaaaataaatgaaagggCACACTTAACTCAGAGGACATTGTGGTTTTTAGAGTTTAATgccatgaaaaaaataaaagcatatatatatatatttgtcatACTGTGAGCATTAGCTGTTTGTATCATATTGCTATTTTAAGTCTTCATTGCTCAATTTCAGATATTTAGCAGATGTTTTGTGATGCTTCTTTGGGTCTCTACTTGTTCTTTTTGGCACAGGTTTGCATGACCTTCAGAAGATCTTTTTCCCACATTTTGGGGTCCCAAGCATGGAACCAGCCAGTGAAGGAGGGGGGCTCCTCCCCCTGCTTCACAATGGCCACAGAGATACCACGGCGGCCTGACGGGTCTGAATTCACGTAGTCTTGGGCTGTATGGAGAACGAGAGTTCATCAGATTATGTAAACTGTAATCTCTTCTCTGAATttctatttatttctgtttttctcaccGATTTTGGGTGATCCACTTTTCTCTGCCTCATTGGCATCGTTTCCGATCCACACAAAGATCTGCGGGGAGAAGTACTCATTAGGAGACTGAGAGCAAGGAAAGATGGTAACAGAAAGATAAAAATCAGTGGTACCTGATCCCATGTATCCAGGATCATCACATCATCGGTTGCCAGATCAAGCTGTGTGAAATCACCAGGCACCTCCTCTGCCTAAATATCCACAAAttaaagaatttaaaaaaattaattagtGCAAAAAagtatgttaaaataaaaaaatgaatgttaaATTGTGAGTACTCACAATCAGCCTGCCGGTCTTGTTGGAGCAGCCAAACAGCCGCGGCAGTCTGAGTGTTGTCTGCAGGGTCTTAGAGGTCTGGTAGGCCTTCTTTCCTCCCAGTGCTGTCCAGAAACCAGCTGGCAACAAGGAGAAGAGTCAGTTTCTCAAAGGAAATGTCAGGTGACAAAGATGCTGTTTTGAGCACTCACCTGGCTCCTTGGTTTCCTCCACCTCAGTGGCAGCACCACCAAGCAGGCTGGCGACATACTTAGCTGCACCCATCTCCTCTGCAGTCGCTCCTTTGCCCTTCCACAGGATCAGGGAGTCGGGCGActtcagcacaaacacatcGTTGGTGTTGAGGGAGGAGGCATTGGGCACCACCTGTTTGACAGAGAGACGGAAACTGAGTCAGCTGTTCACTGTAAAGCATCAGTTCATGCAAATTCAGCGTGATAAAAGTGGCTGACCTCCACAGCTCGCGTGGCTTTGGTGGAGCTCTGGCGGATATGGAAGAGCCGCGTGCTGCCAGGCTTGCTGTCGCCAAGCTTACGGGATGTCCCACCCAGGTGGATGACCAAAGGCTTGTCCTTAAACAAGCTCACAAGATGTGGGGGCTCTTGGCCCTGAGTGACCCGGACCTGtagaaacagcagcacagctcaACCCGTATGCTTAACATAGTTATTCCTGCTGACGTTTGAATGGTAGGATCTGTAAAGCACTAGTTTTGCATTTTGCTAAGAGTTAGATGAGAAGATTGACACCACGCTTGCCTATTCATTCACAGCTAGCATTTGGtcagtttagcttagcataaagactggaaacagAGAAGCATCTATGCATTAATCAGTAATTATCTTGCTCCTTTGAGTGCATTTGAGTCCAAGCTAACCTGCTTCTTCTGTTTCCaagtacatgtgttttttttcctaaaacGTCCTGctttaaagaaaaacataagAATACTTGAACACCTCACCTGTGTAGCTACTCCACCCATGGAATCGTCCAGGTTGACAGTGAGAAAGGCCGAAGCTGCCAGTTCATCCTGAGTGCTCTTCCGTCCTTGCCTACAGCAAAGCCACGGTGTTTAGAATGAATTCATATGAGATCTGAAAATCAGTTGTTTAAACTTCTTGCACCCACCAGGTGTAGATGATATGCTTCTCCCTGCCTCCAGCATTGTAGGAGTACAGCACCAGGTAACAGTCACCTCCAAAGAACTGTCCATAGGTGGACGGGTCCACAGGCACTTTGTTGCTTCCTTCCACACGccaaatctacacacacacacacacacacacacagcatactcTGTCACATATTCATTAATATGTATTGAATGTACGTCATCACTTCTGTCAAGCTAGTGTCCGTACCTTTACTTTTCCGGAGCCGTCATCCACCATGCCATGCTGAGCAGCCATGGCGCTGTTGCTGTGGAGTTTGGAGGGGTCGAAGGGCACCTGCTCTACCTTGGCGATGCGGCCGACGGTGTAAACCTGACCCGGACCTGTCTTGTCCCCTTCCAACCATTTGAAGAAAAACTGCTTGAACAGGGTGGTCTCGCTCCCTGCTGGTATCACCTGGACCTATCCGtggcaaaaacacaaagatgttaGAGTAAGCAGGAAGACACAAAAGGAAGGATGACACTGTTTGACCTGATCGTTACCTGAGTTTTTGTGGAGTAATTTTTGTCTTTGATGAACTTCTCTGCAGCTGACAGTGCTGCTTTGCGCTCTTCTGGGTTTGCATTCCGCCCTgaagtgtgggtgtgtggttAGAGAtgtcacatacagtacagtacaataGGTCAACATGGAAGGGGGGAAGAGTGGAATACCTTTCCAGACAAAAATATGATTGTCTACTCCATTGTCCAAGATGTAGCATTCACTCTGGGAGAGCATGTCTTGTTTGAATGGGTTTTTCTCAGCCACCAAAGTCATGGTCAT containing:
- the scinla gene encoding scinderin like a; amino-acid sequence: MVHKEFQNAGKKPGLQVWRVEKMDLKPVPAELNGDFYVGDAYIVLFTTPAPSYNVHSWIGDEASQDEKGCAAIFLTQMDGHLGGVPIQFNEFQNQESNTFLGYFKSGIKYKKGGVATGFQHVVTNDMPVKRLLHVQGRRKIRATEVDLSWSSFNKGDCFIIDLGKDIYHWSGSDSNRYERLRTTQMAMDIRDNERNGRATVHMIEEGSEPQAVINELGPLPNLQPGSSDTVAEKTSHNQASLYLISDAAGSMTMTLVAEKNPFKQDMLSQSECYILDNGVDNHIFVWKGRNANPEERKAALSAAEKFIKDKNYSTKTQVQVIPAGSETTLFKQFFFKWLEGDKTGPGQVYTVGRIAKVEQVPFDPSKLHSNSAMAAQHGMVDDGSGKVKIWRVEGSNKVPVDPSTYGQFFGGDCYLVLYSYNAGGREKHIIYTWQGRKSTQDELAASAFLTVNLDDSMGGVATQVRVTQGQEPPHLVSLFKDKPLVIHLGGTSRKLGDSKPGSTRLFHIRQSSTKATRAVEVVPNASSLNTNDVFVLKSPDSLILWKGKGATAEEMGAAKYVASLLGGAATEVEETKEPAGFWTALGGKKAYQTSKTLQTTLRLPRLFGCSNKTGRLIAEEVPGDFTQLDLATDDVMILDTWDQIFVWIGNDANEAEKSGSPKIAQDYVNSDPSGRRGISVAIVKQGEEPPSFTGWFHAWDPKMWEKDLLKVMQTCAKKNK